In a genomic window of Salvelinus fontinalis isolate EN_2023a chromosome 7, ASM2944872v1, whole genome shotgun sequence:
- the LOC129858941 gene encoding somatomedin-B and thrombospondin type-1 domain-containing protein-like, with product MASFMDYVLLLVAAVLGSYHVEVKGGCAGKCCRGSDITCATADWRMDRVYGTCYCDKGCLRTEDCCYDYPTECPAQSCVVTEWSYWSGCAQPCQRSMRVRQRHIEQEPRNSAEPCPNLEEQAGCMDYQSQHGEICTQNTGPAFITTREFGKGRTKHDIYEAPLYPGFCMEFKMESLTTHCTVEKRPHTHWMQYLREGYTVCVACQPPAMRNRSGGCQGDGQESNSEELLHWQAVGNSRCRGTWKKVQRTAHCSCPHVHSFLFI from the exons ATGGCATCCTTCATGGATTATGTGTTGTTGCTGGTAGCTGCCGTGCTGGGATCGTACCACGTGGAGGTGAAAGGAGGGTGCGCTGGAAAGTGCTGCCGGGGTTCAGACATCACCTGTGCAACGGCAGACTGGAGGATGGACCGTGTGTACGGCACCTGCTACTGCGACAAGGGCTGCCTCAGGACCGAAGACTGTTGCTACGACTACCCCACCGAGTGCCCAG CCCAGTCGTGTGTGGTGACTGAATGGAGTTACTGGAGCGGTTGTGCCCAGCCCTGCCAGCGGTCCATGAGGGTCCG GCAGCGTCACATTGAGCAGGAGCCCAGGAACAGTGCAGAGCCATGTCCCAATCTGGAGGAGCAGGCAGGCTGCATGGACTACCAGTCACAGCATGGAGAGATCTGCACTCAGAACACAG GTCCAGCTTTCATCACCACAAGGGAGTTTGGTAAAGGAAGAACAAAGCATGACATCTACGAAGCACCTCTGTACCCCGG GTTCTGTATGGAGTTTAAGATGGAGTCTCTGACTACCCACTGTACGGTGGAGAAAAGACCACACACCCACTGGATGCAGTACCTACGGGAGGGCTACACGGTGTGTGTGGCGTGCCAACCCCCCGCCATGCGTAACCGTAGCGGCGGCTGCCAGGGAGACGGACAAGAATCCAACAG tgaggAGCTGCTCCATTGGCAGGCTGTGGGGAACTCTCGCTGTCGAGGAACATGGAAGAAGGTCCAGAGAACAGCTCACTGCTCCTGTCCTCACGTCCACAGCTTCCTTTTCATATAA